The following coding sequences are from one Brooklawnia cerclae window:
- a CDS encoding helix-hairpin-helix domain-containing protein: MNQARDHTPVRDPAGRLEAVVGRAQPPGGPRRARVRSVAGPLSRPGVLPEEWADDFVDEQVAAPGRQEPQDTADGGYQLPPGGAALLTRFIGLGRAHVGAIVLVLVVALIFTATRVMAAKGHDVQDTPLTPALTPVVAQSTASPTEADTPIEMMVHVLGAVATPGVVVLSPGARVADAIGAAGGLSQDADCAELNLAAPVSDGDQVVVGTRSAPRGEVRRAGEPTTVPASGSGSQGAGSTLDLNTATADQLDGLPGVGPVTAQRILAWRDQHGRFTRVEELQEVDGIGEKTYAQLAPLVRV, encoded by the coding sequence GTGAATCAGGCACGCGATCACACGCCGGTGCGTGACCCGGCTGGTCGGCTCGAGGCGGTCGTGGGCCGGGCACAACCGCCCGGCGGTCCGCGACGCGCCCGGGTGCGGTCGGTCGCGGGTCCGCTCTCCCGGCCGGGTGTTCTCCCCGAGGAGTGGGCCGACGACTTCGTGGACGAGCAGGTCGCCGCGCCGGGTCGGCAGGAACCGCAGGACACCGCCGACGGCGGGTACCAACTTCCGCCGGGCGGAGCGGCTCTGCTGACACGGTTCATCGGTCTCGGGCGTGCCCATGTGGGTGCGATCGTGCTGGTGCTCGTCGTGGCGCTCATCTTCACCGCGACCCGCGTGATGGCCGCCAAGGGCCATGATGTGCAGGACACGCCGCTCACGCCGGCCCTGACGCCCGTCGTCGCTCAGTCGACGGCGAGCCCGACGGAGGCGGACACACCTATCGAGATGATGGTCCACGTCCTGGGTGCGGTGGCGACCCCAGGCGTGGTGGTGCTGTCCCCGGGCGCCCGGGTGGCGGACGCGATCGGGGCCGCCGGTGGTCTGTCCCAGGATGCCGATTGTGCGGAGCTCAATCTCGCCGCGCCCGTGTCGGACGGTGACCAGGTCGTCGTCGGTACCCGCTCGGCACCACGTGGGGAGGTGCGGCGTGCCGGGGAACCGACGACGGTACCGGCGTCGGGCAGCGGCTCGCAGGGGGCAGGCTCCACCCTCGACCTGAACACCGCGACGGCGGACCAGTTGGACGGGCTGCCCGGTGTCGGACCGGTCACGGCGCAGCGCATCCTCGCCTGGCGTGACCAGCACGGACGCTTCACGCGGGTGGAGGAGTTGCAGGAGGTCGATGGGATCGGAGAGAAGACCTATGCCCAACTCGCGCCGCTCGTCCGTGTGTGA
- the leuS gene encoding leucine--tRNA ligase: MSETNESAGQTGYDAVAAQEKWQRFWADDQTFVAHDDTDKPRRYVLDMFPYPSGDLHMGHAEAYAMGDVIARMWRMQGYEVLHPIGWDSFGLPAENAAIKSNEHPATWTYANIDTQKNSFKRYGLSLDWTRELHTSDPEYYHWTQWLFLRFHERGLAYRKDSYVNWCPKDQTVLANEQVINGLCERCHTPVTKRKLNQWYFKITEYAQRLLDDMAQLETGWPDRVLAMQRNWIGRSEGAVVEFTVDGREDPITVFTTRPDTLYGATFMVVAPDSELAGELVTDEQRPAFETYLEQVKKSTEIERQSTQHEKTGVFLGVHAVNPVNGERVPVWAADYVLSEYGTGAIMAVPAHDQRDLDFARKFGLPVRVVIATGEPDPGESGIATAGDGTYVNSGPLDGLEGKAAGIARTIGTLRERGTGDARVTYRLRDWLLSRQRFWGCPIPIIHCPACGEVPVPDDQLPIELPDLRGDALAPKGTSPLAGPAAAQWRDVTCPQCGGPAQRDTDTMDTFVDSSWYFYRYCSPGYADGPFRAADVRRWMPVQQYVGGVEHAILHLLYMRFFAKVLHDLGMIDFDEPMERLLNQGQVINQGKAMSKSLGNGVDLGQQIDAYGVDAVRLTVVFAGPPEDDIDWADVSPASSLKFLQRAYRLAVEVAGPRGADVAFGDRTLRQATHRAIRDVTDLVGLGRFNVAIARVMELVNATRKAIDTGCGPQDAAVRESVSFVAQALSLVAPYVAEEMWEVLGEAPSIANSQWPTPDPELLVTEAITMVVQVQGKVRAKLTVPPEITETDATDLALSDANVQRALAGREVAKVITRLPKMVSIVPKD, from the coding sequence GTGAGCGAGACCAACGAATCGGCCGGGCAGACAGGCTACGACGCCGTCGCCGCGCAGGAGAAGTGGCAGCGCTTCTGGGCGGACGACCAGACCTTCGTCGCCCACGACGACACCGACAAGCCACGACGCTACGTCCTCGACATGTTCCCGTATCCGTCGGGCGACCTCCACATGGGTCATGCCGAGGCCTACGCGATGGGTGATGTGATTGCGCGGATGTGGCGTATGCAGGGCTACGAGGTGCTGCACCCGATCGGCTGGGATTCCTTCGGCCTGCCGGCGGAGAACGCCGCGATCAAGAGCAACGAGCACCCGGCCACGTGGACCTACGCGAACATCGATACGCAGAAGAACTCGTTCAAGCGCTACGGACTGAGCCTCGACTGGACGCGCGAACTGCACACCAGCGACCCCGAGTACTACCACTGGACGCAGTGGCTGTTCCTGCGCTTCCATGAGCGGGGGCTGGCCTATCGCAAGGACTCCTACGTCAACTGGTGTCCGAAGGACCAGACCGTGCTGGCCAACGAGCAGGTCATCAACGGCCTGTGCGAGCGATGCCACACGCCGGTGACCAAGCGAAAGCTCAATCAGTGGTACTTCAAGATCACCGAATACGCGCAACGGCTGCTGGACGACATGGCCCAGCTGGAGACCGGATGGCCTGATCGCGTCCTGGCCATGCAGCGCAACTGGATCGGACGCTCCGAGGGCGCGGTGGTGGAGTTCACCGTGGACGGCCGCGAGGACCCGATCACGGTGTTCACCACGCGTCCCGACACGCTGTACGGCGCCACCTTCATGGTGGTCGCCCCCGACAGTGAGCTGGCCGGCGAGCTGGTCACCGACGAGCAGCGTCCTGCTTTTGAGACCTACCTGGAGCAGGTCAAGAAGTCCACGGAGATCGAGCGGCAGTCCACTCAGCACGAGAAGACCGGTGTCTTCCTGGGAGTGCACGCCGTCAACCCGGTGAACGGGGAACGCGTCCCCGTGTGGGCGGCCGACTACGTCCTGTCGGAGTACGGAACGGGCGCGATCATGGCGGTGCCCGCTCACGACCAGCGCGATCTGGACTTCGCACGCAAGTTCGGGCTGCCCGTCCGTGTGGTCATCGCGACCGGCGAGCCTGATCCCGGCGAGTCCGGGATCGCGACGGCCGGGGACGGCACCTACGTCAACTCCGGCCCTCTGGACGGCCTGGAGGGCAAGGCCGCGGGCATCGCGAGGACGATCGGGACGCTGAGGGAACGCGGGACTGGCGACGCCAGAGTCACCTACCGGCTCCGGGACTGGCTGTTGAGCCGCCAGCGTTTCTGGGGCTGCCCGATCCCGATCATCCATTGCCCGGCCTGTGGTGAGGTCCCCGTGCCGGACGATCAGCTGCCGATCGAACTGCCGGATCTGCGGGGCGATGCCCTGGCGCCCAAGGGCACCTCGCCGCTCGCCGGGCCGGCTGCCGCGCAATGGCGCGACGTCACCTGCCCTCAGTGCGGTGGGCCCGCCCAACGCGACACCGACACGATGGACACGTTCGTCGACAGCTCCTGGTACTTCTACCGCTACTGCAGCCCGGGTTACGCCGACGGTCCGTTCCGTGCCGCCGATGTCCGGCGCTGGATGCCGGTGCAACAGTATGTGGGCGGCGTCGAGCACGCGATCCTGCATCTGCTGTACATGCGGTTCTTCGCCAAGGTGCTCCACGACCTGGGCATGATCGACTTCGACGAGCCCATGGAGCGCCTCCTCAACCAGGGGCAGGTGATCAACCAGGGCAAGGCGATGAGCAAGTCCCTGGGCAACGGCGTCGACCTCGGTCAGCAGATCGACGCCTACGGGGTGGACGCCGTGCGGTTGACCGTGGTGTTCGCGGGCCCGCCCGAGGACGACATCGACTGGGCGGACGTGTCGCCGGCGAGTTCCCTGAAGTTCCTTCAGCGTGCCTACCGGCTGGCTGTCGAGGTGGCCGGTCCGCGAGGAGCAGACGTCGCCTTCGGTGACCGCACGCTTCGCCAGGCGACCCACAGGGCCATCCGGGACGTGACGGACCTGGTCGGGCTCGGTCGTTTCAATGTCGCCATCGCGCGCGTGATGGAACTTGTGAACGCGACCCGCAAGGCCATCGACACGGGTTGTGGACCGCAGGACGCGGCCGTGCGCGAGTCGGTCTCGTTCGTGGCTCAGGCACTGAGCCTGGTGGCCCCCTATGTGGCCGAGGAGATGTGGGAGGTATTGGGCGAGGCGCCGTCGATCGCGAACTCGCAGTGGCCGACGCCCGATCCCGAGTTGCTGGTGACAGAGGCGATCACGATGGTCGTCCAGGTGCAGGGCAAGGTGCGTGCCAAGCTGACCGTCCCGCCCGAGATCACCGAAACGGATGCCACGGATCTGGCCCTGTCGGACGCGAACGTCCAGCGTGCGCTGGCCGGCCGGGAGGTCGCGAAGGTCATCACCCGGCTACCGAAGATGGTGAGCATCGTCCCCAAGGACTGA
- a CDS encoding VIT1/CCC1 transporter family protein has product MMAMALTGSEPARLTGRLNWLRAAVLGANDGIVSVASLVMGVAGAAADSRTLLIAGVAGLVSGALSMAGGEFVSVSSQADTELAALAAQRARLASDPTRERHALARAYAARGLEPSLALQVAEQLTRHDAVAAHAETRLGIQAGEQTSPWAAATASLIAFALGAFIPLVLMLASPPNTRVLATMLGVELALCLTGLTGARLGGASAARPVLRNMLVGSLGMCLTYTVGTLFSV; this is encoded by the coding sequence ATGATGGCAATGGCGCTCACCGGTTCGGAGCCCGCACGGTTGACCGGCAGGCTCAACTGGTTGCGCGCCGCCGTGCTGGGTGCCAACGACGGGATCGTCTCGGTGGCCAGTCTCGTCATGGGGGTGGCCGGGGCGGCGGCCGACAGCCGCACGCTCCTCATCGCCGGAGTCGCCGGACTGGTCTCGGGAGCGCTGTCGATGGCCGGCGGGGAGTTCGTGTCGGTCAGCAGTCAGGCCGACACGGAACTGGCCGCACTGGCGGCCCAGCGCGCCCGGCTGGCCTCCGACCCCACCAGGGAACGCCACGCGTTGGCCCGCGCGTACGCCGCTCGGGGTCTGGAGCCGTCGCTCGCGCTCCAGGTCGCCGAGCAACTCACACGGCACGACGCAGTGGCCGCCCACGCCGAGACCCGACTGGGGATCCAGGCCGGCGAGCAGACGAGTCCCTGGGCGGCGGCCACCGCCTCGCTCATCGCCTTCGCGCTCGGAGCGTTCATCCCGCTGGTCCTCATGCTCGCGTCTCCACCGAACACGCGGGTACTGGCCACGATGCTCGGCGTCGAACTGGCGCTGTGCCTCACGGGGTTGACCGGTGCTCGACTCGGCGGAGCGAGCGCCGCGCGTCCTGTTCTGCGCAACATGCTCGTCGGGAGCCTCGGTATGTGCCTGACCTACACGGTCGGGACGCTCTTCTCGGTGTGA
- a CDS encoding ComEC/Rec2 family competence protein, with the protein MTDAVPEDPVDLRLVLPALGAWAGAASGVTPGRAAVVLAIAGATLVVAGWTRRAWVAAATGAAVAGSIVVAWLWATGLAASTPAGLARDGALVEVRAVVSSDVRTWEASGTRPGLALLPVTVQWIEARGDAWQGRVPATVRSTGGDAARDLAFPVGATIEFQALAAPADPGDRSIGTLALRGDVAQLESPQGLAALANRFREGLRTAMGHSPSEQAGLVPSLVVGDTSAVPSEVTDDFTTTGLTHLTAVSGTNLTLMLGFCLALARGAGVRGWWLRGIGVLVTVVFVVVCRAEPSVLRAAAMGLVALAATGLARDRRRGLRNLCVAVLGLVLVDPWLARSWGFALSVTASAGILWWGGPWQARMRRWAPGWVAEALAIPLSAQIATQPIVTVLSGSVSVVGLPANMLVGPFVGPVTVIGLAAAVVSLVSPPVAGVLGWAAGWCVQPILLVAHAGAAAPAATWRWAVSPTGIAVLALLCVVVAVGVVPRVLDSRWGSALLVMVVLVGALRSPPQAGWPDDWAVIACDVGQGGAQLFRAGRHSAVIVDTGPDPGLLADCLRLAGVDDVPLLVLTHPHADHVGGVSALGDDSGIGVGMVLIGPASWQDAGARLLGHLPAPHVTHAGDVVRAGQVTWTTLAAGGAWSDPISAGDGDSAAENDAGVVGRVDVDGITALATGDIEVAGQQALVASGVDLHADVLVVPHHGSPNQDERFVEAVGASVALVQVGEDNDYGHPAGSTLALVGARGAAVFRTDLQGAIAIRTDPLEVVTQR; encoded by the coding sequence GTGACGGACGCAGTCCCCGAGGACCCCGTCGATCTGCGGTTGGTGCTCCCTGCGCTCGGCGCTTGGGCGGGGGCGGCATCGGGAGTGACGCCCGGACGGGCGGCCGTCGTGCTCGCCATCGCCGGTGCGACGCTGGTCGTCGCCGGCTGGACGCGCAGGGCCTGGGTGGCGGCCGCCACCGGTGCGGCGGTGGCAGGTTCGATCGTGGTGGCCTGGTTGTGGGCGACCGGGTTGGCCGCGTCCACCCCCGCCGGTCTCGCCCGTGACGGAGCCCTGGTCGAGGTGCGGGCCGTGGTGTCGTCCGATGTGCGCACCTGGGAGGCCTCCGGGACACGGCCCGGTCTGGCCCTCCTGCCCGTCACGGTGCAGTGGATCGAGGCTCGGGGGGATGCCTGGCAGGGACGAGTGCCCGCGACCGTCCGCTCGACGGGCGGGGACGCCGCGCGCGACCTCGCGTTTCCCGTGGGGGCGACGATCGAGTTCCAGGCACTCGCCGCTCCCGCGGACCCGGGGGATCGGTCGATCGGCACCCTCGCCCTACGAGGGGACGTGGCGCAGTTGGAATCGCCACAGGGTCTGGCGGCACTGGCCAACCGATTCCGTGAGGGGTTGCGAACGGCGATGGGGCACTCACCCTCCGAGCAGGCCGGACTCGTCCCCTCCCTGGTCGTCGGGGACACGTCCGCCGTGCCCTCGGAGGTGACCGATGATTTCACGACGACGGGGCTCACGCATCTGACCGCCGTGAGCGGCACCAACCTCACCCTCATGTTGGGGTTCTGTCTCGCGCTGGCTCGCGGCGCAGGCGTGCGCGGCTGGTGGCTGAGGGGAATCGGCGTGCTGGTGACCGTCGTCTTCGTGGTGGTGTGCCGGGCGGAGCCCAGCGTCCTGCGTGCCGCGGCCATGGGGCTCGTGGCTCTGGCTGCCACCGGTCTCGCCCGCGACCGGCGGCGAGGGCTCCGCAACCTGTGCGTGGCGGTGCTGGGGCTCGTCCTGGTCGATCCGTGGCTCGCGCGCTCGTGGGGATTCGCGCTCTCGGTGACGGCATCCGCCGGAATCCTGTGGTGGGGTGGGCCCTGGCAAGCACGGATGCGCCGCTGGGCGCCTGGTTGGGTGGCCGAGGCCCTGGCGATCCCGTTGTCGGCACAGATCGCCACGCAACCGATCGTGACGGTGCTGTCGGGTTCGGTCAGCGTGGTGGGGCTGCCGGCGAACATGCTGGTCGGGCCTTTCGTCGGGCCCGTGACGGTGATCGGGTTGGCCGCCGCCGTGGTCTCGCTGGTGAGTCCACCGGTGGCGGGTGTCCTCGGCTGGGCGGCCGGTTGGTGTGTCCAGCCGATCCTGCTCGTCGCCCATGCCGGCGCGGCGGCCCCCGCAGCGACCTGGCGGTGGGCGGTCTCGCCTACGGGCATCGCGGTGCTGGCACTTCTCTGCGTGGTGGTGGCGGTCGGAGTCGTCCCTCGTGTGCTCGACAGCCGGTGGGGCTCGGCACTGCTCGTGATGGTGGTGCTCGTCGGTGCTCTGCGGAGTCCGCCGCAGGCCGGGTGGCCCGATGACTGGGCAGTGATAGCCTGCGACGTCGGTCAGGGTGGCGCCCAGCTGTTCCGGGCCGGTCGGCATTCGGCCGTGATCGTCGACACCGGTCCCGATCCCGGTCTGCTGGCCGACTGCCTGCGGCTCGCCGGGGTGGACGATGTGCCGCTGCTCGTCCTCACCCACCCGCACGCCGACCACGTCGGCGGCGTCTCGGCCCTCGGTGACGACAGTGGCATCGGGGTCGGCATGGTGCTCATCGGGCCCGCATCCTGGCAGGACGCGGGCGCCCGGCTGCTCGGGCATCTGCCCGCCCCGCACGTGACCCACGCGGGTGACGTCGTCCGGGCGGGACAGGTGACCTGGACGACGCTGGCTGCGGGAGGGGCATGGTCGGACCCGATCTCGGCGGGCGATGGGGACAGCGCGGCCGAGAACGATGCGGGCGTGGTCGGGCGGGTCGACGTGGACGGGATCACAGCCCTCGCGACCGGGGACATCGAGGTCGCCGGCCAACAGGCGCTCGTTGCTTCCGGGGTCGACCTGCACGCCGACGTACTGGTCGTCCCGCATCATGGAAGCCCCAACCAGGACGAGCGGTTCGTCGAGGCCGTCGGGGCGTCCGTCGCACTCGTCCAGGTGGGGGAGGACAACGACTACGGTCATCCGGCCGGTTCGACGCTGGCCCTGGTCGGAGCACGGGGAGCCGCGGTGTTCCGCACCGATCTCCAGGGGGCCATCGCGATCCGCACCGACCCTCTGGAGGTGGTGACCCAGCGCTGA
- a CDS encoding carbohydrate kinase family protein: MRVAVCGEALIDLIPAAEVPANQRASASSWAAHNGGGPMTTAVALARLGCETAFWGSLSSDVFGRQLAGWMEAAGVDLRAARRPQGPTALAVVESSPKGISYTFHLQGSATFQWDDTGLPTGGDDLWLHIGSLAAVLEPGASALLDYLSRCGLPASFDINVRPTVVGDQADYWERIERVMVRVGAGGGILRASDQDIAWLVGAVGDPDLDVIDVATDWARTYGFSLVVVTLGDAGALAVKPDGRVSASGRFDVPVVDTVGAGDAFTAGFLSQWLRDPLDTEAALRRGNAAAALTCTRIAADPPTRAEVDGFLAAHTEKSVPTV; encoded by the coding sequence ATGCGGGTGGCAGTATGCGGAGAGGCACTGATCGACCTGATCCCGGCGGCGGAGGTGCCCGCGAACCAGCGGGCGTCGGCTTCGTCATGGGCGGCGCACAACGGTGGCGGGCCCATGACGACGGCGGTGGCGCTGGCGCGGCTGGGCTGCGAGACCGCGTTCTGGGGATCGTTGTCGAGCGACGTCTTCGGTCGCCAGCTGGCCGGGTGGATGGAGGCCGCCGGTGTCGACCTGCGGGCTGCGCGGCGCCCGCAGGGGCCCACGGCTCTCGCGGTGGTGGAGTCTTCGCCGAAGGGCATCTCCTACACGTTTCATCTGCAGGGTTCGGCGACGTTCCAGTGGGACGATACTGGTCTGCCGACAGGCGGGGACGATCTGTGGCTGCACATCGGATCGCTGGCCGCTGTACTGGAACCAGGCGCCTCCGCGCTCTTGGACTATCTGTCCAGGTGTGGCCTGCCGGCGTCCTTCGACATCAACGTGCGGCCGACCGTGGTCGGCGACCAGGCGGACTACTGGGAGCGCATCGAGCGCGTCATGGTGCGGGTGGGCGCGGGCGGGGGCATCCTGCGTGCCAGTGATCAGGACATCGCGTGGTTGGTCGGTGCTGTGGGCGATCCGGATCTCGACGTCATCGACGTCGCTACCGATTGGGCGCGCACATACGGGTTCTCGCTGGTGGTCGTGACATTGGGGGATGCCGGGGCACTGGCGGTGAAGCCCGACGGCCGGGTGAGCGCGTCTGGGCGGTTCGACGTGCCGGTGGTGGACACCGTCGGAGCGGGCGACGCGTTCACCGCGGGTTTCCTCTCACAATGGCTCCGCGACCCCCTGGACACCGAGGCCGCGTTGCGCCGGGGCAATGCCGCCGCGGCGCTCACCTGTACGCGGATCGCCGCGGATCCGCCGACACGGGCGGAGGTGGACGGCTTCCTCGCGGCTCACACCGAGAAGAGCGTCCCGACCGTGTAG
- a CDS encoding ExeM/NucH family extracellular endonuclease produces MKPPQSPIRNGRAAAMLLVSVAIVAGGIGAAPAHAVSDHVIISEAYGGGGNSGATYTHDFVELYNPTATAVDLAGYSVNYYSAGGNLGNSCALSGSIQAGGYFLVQQAKGAGGTTPLPTPDITCSAAMSGSAGIVRLLAPDSSTIDLVGYGSSATQFETAPAPGTSSVTSVARAVLDDTDDNSVDFAAGDPTPRASADSGGPDPEPEPGPEAVTIAEIQGTGAESPLRGDAVTTLGLVTAAYPTGGLRGFFMQTPGSGGSSDATPGASDGIFVYGTTDVEIGSCYTVAATVSEYQDLTELTSATITSATDCDPVEATALASLPSQSESEALEGMLVAPRGTYTIANNYNLNTYGTLGLAFGDEPLYQATDVVEPGAAAEAYELANQANSIVLDDGSSWNYMQNAEAQASPLPYLSQDEPMRTGSQVTFVQPVVMDYRYGAWTYQPVGQIIGATDSDDPLATENDREAEPPSVGSDLTMASFNVLNYFTELGADEDEVKSCDYYADRNGDPVATDYCEVRGAWSPAAFDDQRAKLVNAVNSLGAGVVALSEIETSNMVSWIDRGRDYTLSEFVDELNAAGGNWAYAASPLVTPSDEDIIRTAFIYDPSIVQPTGASEILLDDAFANARYPLAQTWQVADSPTSFTTIANHFKSKSSGEDDGTGQGLSNASRVAQAQALVDWVAGEGSGSADEAIFLMGDFNSYSRESPVQVIESAGFTDVIGQFDPGSSTYQYSGRLGSLDHVFANEQALALVSGAGVWDINADESIAMQYSRRNYNVVDFYTTSPFASSDHDPVVVGLDVGDDQTGDQTPGGEQLSGGTPDGATPDGTTDAGDVTTPTASQTPVAQRPGKLPSTGAAGTAMALIGLVVAALTATVAIRMVVRVR; encoded by the coding sequence GTGAAACCTCCACAGTCCCCGATCCGCAACGGTCGTGCCGCAGCGATGCTGCTGGTGTCGGTGGCCATCGTGGCGGGTGGCATAGGTGCCGCCCCCGCGCATGCTGTCAGCGACCACGTGATCATCAGCGAGGCCTACGGTGGCGGTGGCAATTCGGGCGCCACCTACACCCACGACTTCGTCGAGCTGTACAACCCCACGGCCACGGCGGTCGATCTGGCGGGCTACTCGGTGAACTACTACTCGGCGGGCGGCAACCTCGGTAACAGTTGCGCGCTGTCGGGTTCGATCCAGGCCGGTGGCTACTTCCTCGTCCAGCAGGCCAAGGGGGCGGGCGGCACGACCCCGCTTCCCACTCCTGATATCACCTGCTCAGCCGCGATGAGCGGCAGCGCCGGCATCGTCCGCCTTCTCGCCCCGGACAGCTCCACGATCGACCTTGTCGGCTACGGGTCGAGCGCCACCCAGTTCGAGACCGCGCCCGCGCCCGGAACCTCGAGCGTGACATCGGTCGCCAGGGCCGTGCTCGACGACACCGACGACAATTCCGTGGACTTCGCAGCCGGTGATCCCACCCCGCGGGCCTCCGCCGATTCCGGTGGGCCAGACCCGGAGCCGGAGCCCGGGCCGGAGGCAGTCACGATCGCCGAGATCCAGGGAACAGGCGCCGAATCGCCGCTGCGTGGTGACGCCGTGACGACACTCGGCCTGGTCACGGCCGCATACCCCACCGGTGGCCTGCGCGGGTTCTTCATGCAGACGCCCGGGTCGGGCGGTTCGTCCGACGCCACGCCGGGAGCCTCCGACGGCATCTTCGTCTACGGCACCACCGACGTCGAGATCGGCTCGTGCTACACGGTTGCCGCCACCGTGAGCGAGTATCAGGACCTCACGGAACTCACGAGCGCGACCATCACGTCCGCCACCGACTGCGACCCCGTGGAGGCCACGGCGCTCGCGTCCCTACCGTCGCAATCCGAGTCCGAGGCCCTCGAGGGAATGCTGGTTGCGCCCCGGGGCACCTACACCATCGCGAACAACTACAACCTCAACACCTACGGAACCCTCGGCCTGGCGTTCGGTGACGAGCCGCTGTACCAGGCCACCGACGTGGTGGAGCCCGGCGCCGCGGCAGAGGCCTACGAACTGGCCAACCAGGCCAACTCGATCGTCCTCGACGACGGGTCGAGCTGGAACTACATGCAGAACGCCGAGGCGCAGGCGTCCCCCTTGCCCTATCTGTCGCAGGACGAGCCCATGCGCACCGGGTCGCAGGTGACGTTCGTCCAGCCGGTCGTCATGGACTACCGCTACGGCGCCTGGACGTACCAGCCGGTCGGGCAGATCATCGGAGCCACCGACAGCGACGACCCGCTGGCCACCGAGAACGATCGGGAGGCGGAGCCCCCGAGCGTCGGCAGCGACCTGACCATGGCGTCCTTCAACGTCCTCAACTACTTCACCGAGCTGGGGGCTGACGAGGACGAGGTGAAGAGCTGTGACTACTACGCCGATCGTAACGGTGATCCGGTGGCGACGGACTACTGCGAGGTGCGTGGCGCATGGTCGCCGGCGGCGTTCGACGATCAGCGCGCCAAGCTCGTGAACGCGGTGAACTCCCTCGGTGCCGGGGTGGTGGCGCTGTCGGAGATCGAGACCTCGAACATGGTCTCGTGGATCGACCGCGGTCGTGACTACACGCTTTCGGAGTTCGTCGACGAGCTCAACGCCGCCGGTGGGAACTGGGCCTATGCGGCATCCCCCCTGGTCACCCCCTCCGACGAGGACATCATCCGGACGGCGTTCATCTACGACCCGAGCATCGTGCAGCCGACCGGAGCCTCCGAGATCCTGCTGGACGATGCCTTCGCGAACGCGCGGTACCCGCTGGCGCAGACGTGGCAGGTGGCCGATTCGCCGACCTCGTTCACCACGATCGCCAACCACTTCAAGTCGAAGAGCTCCGGTGAGGACGACGGCACGGGCCAGGGCCTGTCGAACGCGTCGCGCGTGGCGCAGGCACAGGCGTTGGTCGACTGGGTCGCGGGAGAGGGGAGCGGATCGGCGGACGAAGCGATCTTCCTCATGGGCGACTTCAACTCGTACAGTCGTGAGAGTCCCGTGCAGGTGATCGAGTCGGCGGGCTTCACCGATGTCATCGGTCAGTTCGACCCGGGCTCGTCCACCTACCAGTACAGCGGGCGCCTCGGTTCCCTCGACCACGTCTTCGCCAACGAGCAGGCACTCGCCCTGGTCTCCGGCGCCGGGGTCTGGGACATCAACGCCGACGAGTCGATCGCGATGCAGTACTCACGGCGCAACTACAACGTCGTCGACTTCTACACCACGAGCCCGTTCGCCTCGTCCGATCATGATCCGGTCGTCGTCGGCCTCGACGTGGGCGACGACCAGACCGGTGACCAGACCCCGGGAGGGGAGCAGCTGTCCGGCGGCACTCCCGACGGGGCCACGCCCGACGGGACCACCGATGCCGGCGACGTCACCACGCCGACGGCATCGCAGACCCCGGTCGCCCAGCGTCCGGGCAAGCTCCCGAGCACGGGCGCAGCAGGCACGGCGATGGCGCTGATCGGGCTCGTGGTGGCGGCGCTGACGGCGACGGTGGCCATCCGGATGGTCGTTCGGGTGCGCTGA